A genomic segment from Pseudomonas sessilinigenes encodes:
- a CDS encoding Na+/H+ antiporter, producing the protein MQTAYTVLIMLMLVSLSRLVGRVIPLPLPLVQISAGALLAWPTLGLHVALDPELFLFLFLPPLLFSDGWRMPKREFWRLRGPILTLAVGLVLFTVVGAGYFIHWLLPTIPLPVAFALAAVLSPTDAVAVSAISQNRLPTPLMHMLQGEALMNDASGLVTFKFALVAAVTGVFSLANASLTFVLVAVGGLAVGVALSWLVGRLRAWMIARGWDDPATHVVFMLLLPFAAYVLAERLGASGILSAVAAGMMQSWLDLLPRQTSTRLLNRSVWSLLEFAFNGLIFLLLGLQLPDIIKAVVSHETSLWPTLAYRCLDVVAIFLVLLVLRFIWVQSIWRLSGLLRRWRGKGELTLVPTARSCWLLTVGGVRGAVTLAGVMSVPLFLGAGEAFPERDLLIFIAAGVILLSLVAACIALPLLLRGIVKSPDDKRRGEVRDAWRKTAEAAIHALEAEEVAESGEAPDAAQAALSSELKGRLMAEYRHQLEVYNDSAEAQALAQQMDLLERRLRLKALRAQRLELYRLSRQHQIGDDVLREVLAELDLSEANLGQVK; encoded by the coding sequence ATGCAAACCGCCTATACCGTCCTCATCATGCTGATGCTGGTGAGCCTCTCGCGTCTTGTCGGGCGGGTGATTCCACTGCCACTGCCCCTGGTGCAGATCAGTGCCGGGGCCCTGCTGGCCTGGCCGACCCTGGGCCTGCACGTGGCCCTGGACCCGGAGCTGTTCTTGTTCCTGTTCTTGCCGCCGCTGCTGTTTTCCGATGGCTGGCGCATGCCCAAGCGCGAGTTCTGGCGCTTGCGTGGCCCGATCCTGACCCTGGCCGTGGGGCTGGTGTTGTTTACCGTGGTCGGTGCCGGTTATTTCATCCACTGGCTGCTGCCGACCATCCCCTTGCCGGTGGCCTTCGCCCTGGCGGCGGTGTTGTCGCCTACCGACGCCGTGGCGGTCTCGGCGATTTCCCAGAATCGCCTGCCGACGCCGTTGATGCACATGCTCCAGGGCGAGGCGTTGATGAATGACGCCTCGGGCCTGGTGACCTTCAAGTTCGCCCTGGTGGCGGCGGTCACCGGGGTATTTTCCCTGGCCAATGCCAGCCTGACTTTCGTCCTGGTGGCGGTGGGTGGCCTGGCAGTGGGCGTGGCTCTGAGCTGGCTGGTGGGACGCCTGCGGGCCTGGATGATCGCCCGTGGCTGGGACGATCCGGCAACTCACGTGGTGTTCATGTTGCTGCTGCCGTTCGCCGCCTATGTGCTGGCCGAGCGCCTGGGGGCCTCGGGCATCCTTTCGGCGGTGGCGGCGGGGATGATGCAGAGCTGGCTCGACCTGCTGCCGCGCCAGACCAGCACCCGCCTGCTCAATCGCAGTGTCTGGTCGTTGCTGGAGTTCGCTTTCAACGGCCTGATCTTCCTGCTGCTGGGCCTGCAACTGCCGGACATCATCAAGGCGGTGGTCAGCCACGAGACTTCACTCTGGCCGACCCTGGCCTATCGCTGCCTGGATGTGGTGGCAATCTTCCTGGTGTTGCTGGTGCTGCGTTTCATCTGGGTGCAGAGCATCTGGCGCCTGTCGGGCCTGCTGCGGCGCTGGCGCGGCAAGGGCGAGCTGACCCTGGTGCCCACCGCGCGCTCCTGCTGGCTGCTGACCGTGGGCGGGGTGCGCGGGGCGGTGACGCTGGCCGGCGTGATGTCGGTGCCTCTATTTTTGGGCGCGGGTGAAGCCTTTCCCGAACGTGACCTGCTGATCTTCATTGCCGCCGGGGTGATCCTGCTGTCCCTGGTAGCGGCCTGCATCGCCTTGCCGCTGTTGCTGCGTGGCATCGTCAAGAGCCCTGACGACAAGCGTCGGGGTGAAGTGCGCGATGCCTGGCGCAAGACTGCCGAGGCGGCGATCCATGCGCTCGAAGCCGAGGAGGTCGCCGAGTCCGGCGAGGCTCCGGATGCCGCCCAGGCCGCCCTGAGCAGCGAGCTCAAGGGCCGGTTGATGGCCGAGTATCGGCACCAGCTGGAGGTCTACAACGATTCTGCCGAGGCCCAGGCCCTGGCCCAGCAGAT